Proteins co-encoded in one Brassica oleracea var. oleracea cultivar TO1000 chromosome C4, BOL, whole genome shotgun sequence genomic window:
- the LOC106339184 gene encoding serine/threonine-protein kinase ste20 encodes MDIRYEEPLYVDELSLQTVRVLGQGAFGSVSLKVHPGHGRYAKKTSSIRLKENLKKELRIMLDFRNHPRIVQASSEHLHLDMFLKDCSIYMEYASEGSLDEVISSFRGKPLPEHVIGRTTRMLLQGLEALHVHGYVHCDLKPDNILLFPSTSFGEPWDAKLADFGLSKEPNTYHVLKLAGTNMYMPPEVSEVPEGLVGQALDIWSLGCVVFEMFGGKAEEMETGGTYVWKLEQKISPVAIDFLRQCHTWHPWNRASATELLNHPFIMQRVVPFRVLQPIPCPPERKQYLERPLFTPRVRGPLPTPIGPRKKQEAEGSVVKDQSTVEKNDVDSEEWFMYELCNGC; translated from the coding sequence ATGGATATTAGGTACGAAGAGCCTCTCTACGTAGACGAACTTTCATTGCAAACCGTCCGTGTTCTTGGCCAAGGAGCGTTCGGTTCCGTGTCTCTCAAGGTTCACCCCGGCCATGGACGTTACGCGAAGAAAACATCTTCAATAAGACTCAAAGAGAATCTCAAAAAAGAGCTCAGGATCATGCTTGACTTCCGCAACCATCCTCGCATCGTTCAAGCCTCTAGTGAACATCTTCACTTAGATATGTTCCTCAAAGATTGCTCCATCTATATGGAGTATGCATCCGAAGGTAGTCTAGACGAAGTTATATCATCTTTCCGTGGGAAACCATTGCCTGAGCACGTGATTGGACGCACCACTCGTATGCTCCTACAAGGACTCGAAGCGCTTCACGTACACGGCTACGTTCACTGCGACCTCAAGCCGGATAACATACTCCTCTTCCCTTCAACCTCTTTCGGAGAGCCGTGGGATGCTAAGCTCGCTGACTTTGGTTTATCAAAGGAGCCTAACACGTATCATGTGTTGAAGCTTGCTGGTACGAATATGTACATGCCTCCGGAGGTTTCCGAGGTTCCGGAGGGATTGGTCGGACAGGCTCTTGATATATGGTCGCTAGGGTGTGTGGTGTTTGAGATGTTTGGAGGTAAGGCAGAAGAGATGGAGACGGGAGGCACTTACGTGTGGAAGCTAGAGCAAAAGATCTCTCCAGTGGCTATAGACTTCTTGAGGCAGTGCCATACTTGGCATCCTTGGAATAGGGCTTCAGCAACTGAGCTCTTGAACCATCCTTTTATTATGCAAAGAGTAGTCCCTTTTCGAGTTTTACAGCCAATCCCATGTCCTCCTGAAAGGAAACAGTACTTGGAACGTCCTTTGTTTACACCAAGAGTCCGTGGTCCATTGCCAACTCCGATTGGTCCTAGAAAAAAACAAGAAGCTGAAGGTTCGGTAGTGAAAGATCAATCAACCGTGGAGAAGAACGATGTTGATAGTGAGGAATGGTTTATGTATGAGTTATGTAATGGTTGTTAA
- the LOC106340790 gene encoding uncharacterized protein LOC106340790 → MDARKINLHVLLLPFLLITAVPSILGLSTRGNTRSETEVLLHGGEYFPVMKSRKLMPTNLEVDYSGDYDDGASLASPSPPVPDYDDDIYKRQGDVPSPGIGH, encoded by the coding sequence ATGGATGCAAGGAAGATTAATCTTCACGTTTTATTACTCCCTTTCTTACTCATCACCGCAGTTCCATCGATTCTTGGGTTGAGTACGAGAGGCAATACTAGATCGGAGACGGAAGTACTATTGCATGGCGGAGAGTACTTCCCGGTGATGAAGAGCAGGAAGTTAATGCCTACAAACTTGGAAGTTGATTATTCAGGTGATTATGATGATGGAGCATCATTGGCATCACCATCACCACCAGTTCCTGATTATGATGATGATATCTATAAAAGGCAAGGTGATGTTCCAAGCCCCGGTATTGGCCACTGA
- the LOC106342355 gene encoding potassium transporter 2, translated as MDLNFGKCCGSKKKESWRSVMLLAYQSLGVVYGDLSISPLYVFKSTFAEDIRHSETNEEIFGVLSFVFWTLTLVPLLKYVFIVLRADDNGEGGTFALYSLICRHVKVSLLPNRQVADEALSTYKLEHPPEKNHDSCVKRYLEKHKWLHTALLLLVLLGTCMVIGDGLLTPAISVFSAVSGLEMNMSKEHHQYAVIPITCFILICLFALQHFGTHRVGFVFAPIVLTWLLTISGIGLYNIIQWNPHVYKALSPKYMFMFLRKTRVSGWMSLGGILLCITGAEAMFADLGHFNYAAIQIAFTFLVYPALILAYMGQAAYLSQHHNSAHAIGFYISVPKCVHWPVLMIAILASVVGSQAIISGTFSIINQSQSLGCFPRVKVIHTSDKIHGQIYIPEINWMLMVLCIAVTIGFRDVKHLGNASGLAVMAVMLVTTCLMSLVIVLCWHKPPILALLFLLFFGSIELLYFSASLTKFREGAWLPILLSLFFMIIMFVWHYTTIKKYEFDLQNKVSLEWLLALGPSLGISRVPGIGLVFTDLTSGIPANFSRFVTNLPAFHRVLVFVCVKSVPVPFVPAAERYLVGRVGPVDHRSYRCIVRYGYRDVHQDVDSFETELVTKLGDFIRYDWHRRTTQEDDTVRSNESSSESRLAVIGTVAYEIEENLQPESVSIGFTTVESMEDVIEMAAAPPPTTTVKRVRFAVEEEDRYEEDEEAEAELRSELRDLVAAQEAGTAFILGHSHVKAKQGSSVMKRLAVNFGYNFLRRNCRGPDVALKVPPVSLLEVGMVYVV; from the exons ATGGATCTCAATTTTGGAAAATGCTGTGGTTCTAAGAAG AAGGAGTCATGGAGGTCGGTTATGCTTCTTGCTTACCAGAGTCTTGGTGTTGTCTACGGAGACTTGAGCATCTCTCCTCTTTACGTCTTCAAGAGCACTTTCGCTGAAGACATTCGTCATTCCGAGACAAACGAAGAGATCTTTGGTGTTCTGTCTTTTGTCTTCTGGACTCTTACTTTGGTCCCTTTGCTTAAGTATGTCTTCATTGTCCTTAGAGCTGATGATAACGGAGAAG GTGGAACTTTTGCTTTGTATTCACTCATCTGCCGTCATGTCAAAGTCAGCCTCCTCCCAAACAGGCAAGTCGCTGATGAGGCGCTGTCCACTTATAAACTGGAGCATCCGCCGGAGAAGAACCATGACTCTTGTGTGAAGAGGTATCTTGAGAAGCACAAGTGGTTACACACTGCTTTGCTTCTTCTTGTTCTTCTTGGGACTTGTATGGTCATTGGAGATGGTCTTCTCACTCCAGCTATCTCCG TGTTCTCTGCTGTGTCAGGTCTTGAGATGAACATGTCTAAAGAACATCACCAAT ATGCAGTGATTCCTATAACATGCTTCATACTGATCTGCCTTTTCGCGCTTCAGCATTTTGGAACACATCGTGTTGGGTTTGTTTTCGCGCCTATTGTCCTCACTTGGCTGCTCACTATAAGCGGTATAGGCTTGTACAATATAATTCAGTGGAATCCTCATGTGTACAAAGCTCTTTCTCCTAAATACATGTTCATGTTTCTGAGGAAGACTAGAGTAAGTGGGTGGATGTCTCTTGGTGGGATCTTGTTGTGTATAACTG GTGCTGAGGCCATGTTTGCTGATCTTGGTCACTTCAACTACGCTGCAATTCAG ATTGCGTTTACCTTCCTGGTGTATCCAGCTCTTATATTAGCCTACATGGGGCAAGCTGCTTACCTCTCACAGCATCACAACTCTGCTCACGCGATTGGATTCTACATCTCTGTGCCAA AATGTGTGCACTGGCCTGTGCTAATGATAGCAATTCTCGCTTCTGTTGTTGGAAGCCAAGCTATCATCAGCGGTACGTTCTCAATCATAAACCAAAGCCAGTCTCTTGGATGCTTCCCTCGCGTCAAAGTCATTCACACCTCAGACAAGATCCATGGTCAGATTTACATACCGGAGATTAACTGGATGCTCATGGTTCTCTGCATTGCTGTTACTATTGGTTTCAGAGATGTCAAACACTTGGGAAACGCATCAG GTTTAGCTGTAATGGCGGTGATGCTAGTGACAACATGTCTCATGTCACTAGTCATAGTCCTATGCTGGCACAAGCCACCGATCCTAGCCCTCCTCTTCCTCCTCTTCTTCGGTTCAATAGAGCTTCTCTACTTCTCAGCCTCACTAACCAAGTTCCGCGAAGGCGCGTGGCTCCCCATCCTCCTATCCCTCTTCTTCATGATCATCATGTTCGTCTGGCACTACACCACCATTAAAAAGTACGAGTTCGACCTCCAGAACAAAGTCTCCTTAGAATGGCTTCTCGCCTTAGGCCCGAGCCTAGGGATCTCTAGAGTTCCGGGTATAGGTTTGGTCTTCACCGACTTGACCTCAGGAATCCCAGCGAACTTCTCTCGTTTCGTCACCAACCTCCCTGCCTTCCACCGTGTCCTCGTCTTCGTCTGCGTGAAGTCGGTCCCTGTCCCTTTTGTTCCAGCTGCTGAGAGGTACTTAGTGGGCCGTGTTGGGCCTGTGGATCATCGCTCTTACCGTTGCATTGTGAGATACGGTTACCGTGACGTTCACCAAGACGTGGACTCGTTTGAAACAGAGCTGGTAACAAAGCTTGGTGACTTCATACGTTACGACTGGCACAGAAGAACGACGCAAGAGGACGACACGGTCCGGTCCAACGAGTCCTCGAGCGAGTCGAGGTTGGCCGTGATAGGAACAGTAGCGTACGAGATTGAAGAGAATCTCCAGCCAGAGAGCGTGTCCATCGGATTCACCACCGTTGAGAGCATGGAGGACGTTATAGAGATGGCAGCAGCACCACCACCAACCACGACTGTTAAACGCGTTAGGTTTGCTGTGGAGGAGGAAGATAGGTACGAGGAGGATGAGGAAGCGGAGGCGGAGCTGAGGAGCGAGCTGAGGGATCTGGTGGCGGCGCAAGAGGCGGGGACGGCGTTTATATTGGGGCATTCGCATGTGAAGGCGAAGCAAGGCTCGTCGGTGATGAAGAGGTTGGCTGTTAACTTCGGTTATAATTTCTTGAGGAGGAACTGTAGAGGACCTGACGTGGCGCTCAAGGTACCGCCGGTTTCTCTTTTGGAAGTCGGGATGGTTTATGTTGTTTGA
- the LOC106337455 gene encoding mini-chromosome maintenance complex-binding protein, whose protein sequence is MGGPAYDCLTNPLGAVRFSFGNALSSGYDPASSHGKDWGVVDLFRHYFSDESAITQVPILDLSSIKWVQPNTLVRFRGMIQDMLGNEFYAGAYKDDSTWRTNKYSDVSQFPDGPSSETQVWERRLLYCVPVPGRNQWTECSSIELKNRFLDLTGQNREKRARVDEEMTDSIDSNTLEAGLNGSPFKKLKAGEGTSSASECQLPMTDGVPQSCVIPPATSTDSLPCLLKVYDSPESDLKLNDVVEFLGVLTFDPNTMMDMDSPGDNSDDFSEAESVQMPSGKVPRLHCLIHRKLETQHFLHSSSLLTELKSPQMFKEIRESLMKHLTGLLGNDHIAAELLLLHLLSKVHGRVDNVAVGKLSLNLTHLNKESMSIFGTQLRDALKSLLPFTQSIPLTIEYLNTASLGPKKDYGTNRLVPGVLQVADGTHLILDETELQPGTLNSVGVENANLLKNLLECQKVEYDFQYYKMEMATDAQMLIFSEGKSNIMPADMVLPFQPSQVNPLQVITPETAQAWRCYLATCKSLSHSIGQELQQVLENDLVAARQTDRSLGSQDLSRLLTMARMMSVSYGETSLSLEHWQMVLELERLRKERLK, encoded by the exons ATGGGAGGACCAGCTTACGATTGTCTGACTAACCCTTTGGGAGCCGTCCGATTCTCATTCGGGAACGCACTTTCTTCGGGATACGATCCGGCGTCGTCTCACGGAAAAGACTGGGGCGTCGTCGATTTGTTCCGTCACTACTTCTCCGACGAATCTGCTATCACCCAG GTTCCAATTCTGGATTTGTCAAGTATCAAGTGGGTGCAGCCCAACACTCTTGTTCGGTTCCGTGGAATGATACAAGACATGCTTGGAAATGAATTCTATGCTGGTGCTTACAAG GATGATTCAACATGGAGAACCAATAAGTATAGTGATGTTTCCCAGTTTCCTGACGGTCCTTCCTCTGAAACACAAGTTTGGGAGCGTCGTCTACTCTACTGTGTTCCT GTTCCTGGACGCAATCAATGGACTGAATGTTCTTCTATAGAGCTGAAGAACCGCTTTTTGGATCTCACTGGCCAAAACAGAGAGAAACGTGCGAGGGTCGATGAAGAAATGACTGATTCCATCGACTCAAAC ACTCTTGAAGCTGGGCTTAACGGCTCGCCTTTCAAAAAATTG AAAGCAGGAGAAGGTACCTCATCAGCTTCAGAATGTCAGCTTCCCATGACTGATGGTGTTCCTCAGAGTTGTGTTATTCCACCAGCTACCAGTACAGATTCTCTACCATGTCTTTTGAAG GTTTACGATTCTCCAGAGTCAGACTTGAAGCTAAACGATGTGGTGGAGTTCCTTGGAGTGTTGACTTTCGATCCAAACACTATGATGGATATGGATTCACCTGGTGACAACTCTGATGATTTTTCCGAAGCTGAGTCTGTTCAGATGCCATCTGGAAAGGTTCCACGCCTCCATTGTCTTATCCACAGGAAGCTTGAAACTCAACATTTCCTTCATAGTTCTTCCCTGTTAACAGAG CTTAAATCCCCTCAAATGTTCAAAGAGATAAGAGAGAGTTTGATGAAGCACCTCACCGGTCTACTTGGTAATGATCACATTGCAGCAGAGTTACTATTGTTGCATCTTCTGTCAAAG GTGCATGGGAGAGTAGATAACGTTGCTGTTGGGAAGCTTTCACTTAATCTCACACACCTTAACAAAGAAAGCATGTCTATCTTCGGCACTCAGCTCAGAGATGCCCTCAAAAGCCTCTTACCATTCACACAATCTATACCACTTACTATTGAATATCTCAACACTGCCTCCCTCGGTCCCAAGAAAGACTATGGAACCAACAG GTTGGTCCCTGGAGTTCTACAAGTTGCTGATGGCACACACTTGATATTAGACGAAACAGAGTTGCAGCCAGGCACTTTGAACTCTGTTGGAGTTGAGAATGCAAACCTGCTTAAAAACCTCTTGGAGTGTCAGAAG GTGGAGTATGATTTTCAGTATTATAAAATGGAGATGGCCACTGATGCTCAGATGCTCATCTTCTCTGAGGGGAAATCAAACATAATGCCTGCTGATATGGTTCTACCGTTTCAACCTTCTCAAGTGAATCCATTGCAAGTCATCACGCCAGAAACAGCACAAGCTTGGAGGTGTTACTTAGCTACTTGCAAATCGTTGTCTCACTCCATTGGGCAAGAGTTGCAACAG GTGTTGGAGAATGATTTGGTTGCAGCAAGGCAAACAGATCGTAGTTTAGGCAGCCAAGACTTGAGCAG ATTGTTGACAATGGCTCGCATGATGTCTGTGAGTTATGGTGAGACTAGTCTTTCACTAGAGCACTGGCAAATGGTTTTGGAGCTAGAAAGACTTAGGAAGGAGAGGCTCAAGTAA